A portion of the Blautia hansenii DSM 20583 genome contains these proteins:
- a CDS encoding F0F1 ATP synthase subunit A, protein MAERITEELQCETVFNIPIFGGIPVGESVVVTWIIMAALTILSIILVRNLKVENPGRKQLALEASIGFLNDFFTDILGEEGKRYIPYLISTALYIGVANLIGLLGFKPPTKDLNVTAALALMSVFLIYYSGFHKKGGKGFLKSFAEPMPLVAPINIMEIAIRPVSLCMRLFGNVIGSFVIMELLKTVMPVLLPIPFSLYFDVFDGLIQTYVFVFLTSLFVKEQIED, encoded by the coding sequence ATTGCGGAAAGAATTACGGAAGAACTTCAATGCGAAACCGTGTTCAATATTCCGATTTTTGGTGGAATTCCGGTAGGTGAGTCCGTGGTAGTTACATGGATTATTATGGCAGCATTAACCATCCTGTCGATTATACTTGTTCGGAATTTGAAAGTGGAAAATCCGGGAAGAAAGCAGTTGGCATTAGAAGCATCTATTGGTTTTCTGAACGACTTTTTCACAGACATTCTGGGGGAGGAAGGAAAGCGGTACATACCGTATCTGATTTCTACGGCGCTCTATATCGGGGTAGCCAATTTAATCGGACTTTTAGGCTTTAAACCTCCGACCAAGGATTTGAATGTGACAGCAGCATTGGCGCTTATGAGCGTATTTCTCATCTACTATTCCGGCTTCCATAAGAAGGGTGGAAAGGGATTTTTGAAAAGCTTTGCAGAGCCTATGCCTTTAGTAGCTCCAATCAACATCATGGAAATTGCAATCCGTCCTGTTTCATTATGTATGCGTTTATTCGGTAATGTAATTGGTTCGTTTGTAATTATGGAGCTGTTAAAAACGGTTATGCCGGTACTTTTACCCATTCCGTTTAGTTTGTACTTTGATGTGTTTGATGGTTTAATTCAGACATACGTATTTGTGTTTTTAACATCGCTCTTTGTAAAAGAGCAAATAGAAGATTAA
- the atpE gene encoding ATP synthase F0 subunit C: protein MTAAIGASIAVLTGIGAGLGIGHATAKAVEAIARQPEAESKISKALLLGCALAEATAIYGFVIGLLILFL from the coding sequence ATGACAGCAGCAATTGGTGCAAGTATTGCAGTATTAACAGGTATCGGAGCAGGTTTAGGAATTGGTCATGCAACAGCAAAAGCAGTAGAAGCAATCGCAAGACAGCCGGAAGCAGAAAGCAAAATCAGCAAAGCATTACTTCTTGGTTGTGCGCTTGCAGAGGCAACAGCTATTTACGGTTTCGTTATCGGATTGTTAATCTTATTCTTATAA
- the atpH gene encoding ATP synthase F1 subunit delta codes for MTQTAINYGKVLYQLNVPKESILETQRLLKEVPELSKALENPTISFEQKQRVISRVFPKELHNFLSVVCKYKHAELLNEIFQAYQEHYNEQKNILSATLYYVTPPKAEQLEGIKKFLKKQYHTQAVALKLKEDKSLVGGFIIRTKDHEYDNSLKGSIHELQQKLIWR; via the coding sequence ATGACACAGACAGCTATTAATTATGGTAAGGTGCTTTATCAGTTAAATGTTCCAAAAGAAAGTATTTTGGAAACACAAAGGCTTTTAAAAGAAGTGCCTGAGCTTTCAAAAGCATTGGAAAATCCAACGATATCCTTTGAACAAAAACAGAGAGTTATCAGTAGAGTTTTTCCAAAGGAACTTCACAATTTCCTGAGTGTAGTTTGTAAATACAAGCATGCAGAGCTTTTAAACGAAATTTTTCAGGCATATCAGGAACATTACAATGAACAAAAGAACATATTATCTGCCACATTGTATTATGTAACGCCTCCAAAGGCAGAACAGTTGGAAGGAATTAAAAAATTCCTGAAAAAACAGTATCATACACAGGCAGTTGCTCTTAAACTGAAAGAGGATAAAAGCCTTGTAGGTGGATTTATTATTCGGACAAAAGACCACGAATATGATAACAGCTTAAAGGGCAGTATTCATGAATTACAACAAAAATTAATCTGGAGGTGA
- the atpF gene encoding F0F1 ATP synthase subunit B encodes MMSLGWNLVWTIINLIVLYLLMKKFLIGPVLGIMEKRKACIAKEMEEARVSREKAEELKVQYEKSLAMAKEESSQILENAKTDARQARESIVKNANDEAAKIIEAAQNTARQEQENAMQGAKKEIAQLAMQAAKKLLLEKSNENSNDMLYDKFLAKAGDADDTDSY; translated from the coding sequence ATGATGAGTCTTGGCTGGAACCTTGTCTGGACGATTATAAATCTGATTGTGCTTTATCTCTTAATGAAAAAATTCCTTATCGGTCCGGTACTGGGTATCATGGAAAAGAGAAAAGCGTGTATAGCAAAAGAGATGGAAGAAGCTCGTGTAAGCCGTGAAAAAGCCGAAGAACTGAAAGTACAGTATGAAAAATCTCTGGCAATGGCAAAAGAAGAGTCTTCTCAGATTTTGGAAAATGCAAAAACAGATGCAAGACAGGCAAGAGAAAGTATTGTAAAAAATGCCAACGATGAAGCGGCGAAGATTATCGAAGCTGCTCAAAATACTGCCCGTCAGGAACAGGAAAATGCCATGCAGGGAGCGAAAAAAGAGATTGCACAGCTCGCTATGCAGGCAGCAAAAAAATTACTTTTGGAAAAAAGTAATGAGAACAGCAATGATATGCTCTACGATAAATTTTTAGCAAAAGCAGGTGATGCAGATGACACAGACAGCTATTAA